A window of Podarcis muralis chromosome 10, rPodMur119.hap1.1, whole genome shotgun sequence genomic DNA:
gttccccacaaatGAGAGCATTTTTTCTGGGCAATGGGGCTCCCCACACCTGTCAGCTGAATCAAAGAATTCCACGGAGGAATGATGGGGACATCCAACGTGGGAGCTTAGTTTTTGAGACCTATTCAGGCCCTCTCAGGGTGCAATTGGTCTCCATATGTTCACACTATAAAAATCTCTTTTTTCTTAGGGATGGATCACTGCACGTTTCCTGTACAGATCAAGATACTGGAAAATGTGAAGCCATTACTGTAGAAGTGGCATCGTAGTCTTAATTTAGAAGGTTccgtttttttaattgttacctCAAACCAGGTTTTAAGGGAGCGATGCCATGTGTACAACACAATAAATACAATACAATGAAAATATGGAGTCTGCATACATCTttggaaaatggaaaagttgGGTCATTACAGTCTTAAGAGGAAGTTGGTAACAGTTGTGCATTCAGCAATGAGCTGCAGAAAATATTGCATAGGGGAGCTAGAGTTTTATACATGGCGACTGACAGATAAGGGGTGAGAGTAAACAAGAGTTCCTAAAACCCAACATATACCTAAAGCGATGGAAATAATCAAGACGGGCTCCACTTCTTGTGTTATTGTCCAAGAGGCACCCTTTACGCCTGGATGGTTCCTCCGCTCACAACCCTTTAGGACTCCTCTGAATGCCAGAGTTTGTTTCAAGCCCAGCTAGTTTTGGCTAGTAAACATCTGAGCAATTACTTGGGAAGATAAGTGAGAAAGGAGGAAAGTTGCTGATTGTGTCAAACCCATGACCTGAACACTGGACTCACTGTTACAGCAACCAGTCTTTGCCTATTTTTGTTAAACATTTTCTTGCTTCCCAATTGGGCTAtagtttttattttcaaaatggtACGGTAGTGTCCTTTGTGAATGCAGGTTGGCCCCAAAGCAGTAAAATGTATATGAAGGTGCTACTGGTTTTGGACTAATAGTTGAAGCAAAAACAGATTAGCAGACCTTAAGGAAAAGGGAGAATTTTAAATAACGGCAGCTTTGTTCTGCTGGTAAAAAAGACTAGGAAGAGTAGAAAACATTGTGTGGGTTATCAAATGTTTTAGTGGTATCTGTATTAAAGTGTTAGAATGATCACAGAAAAGAGAAACTAAAATCCAAGCAGACTTTAAAGCCATGGTTTACAAAAGGATTGCGAAGGTCATATTATCAAATCTCACTTCTATTGTAGAACCCTAAAATTCAGAGTGCAAATGGTTCAATTAGATTTCCAGTTTCTCTCAGTGTGAATGAAGCAACTTTCTATAAAAACAGAATCATAGTTTGCATTTTCAGTATAAAAATTAGAAGTTACAGAAGCAAAAATTCAAATGGCACATGGTCAACTGTCAAAATACATGATTTGAGGAAtaacatcattcattcattcatgacaGAAAAAATTTGATAGCTCTTTTTGCTTCCTGATCAGTGCAGACTTTCCCCTGCTGCCAGCTTCTTGTACAGGCTGCACAGCTGGTCTGGTTTAGGAACCTCTGTCTCGGGGGTAGAGGGGATTTCAAAGTCAGAAGAGCTCTGAGACTCTAGTTGGTCCTCAGGCTTGAGCAGCCCTGAACTCCCTTGTTTGCTCCTCTCTGGAGCTGATTCAGCCTGCACACTTGGCATCAGagtaggtgctgctgctgctgctgcgcttgcCTCCTGAGCTCTGCCTTGGCGTTCCGACTTAATACTGTTTGTAGAAGGTGAACTGTGAGCCAAAGCCTTGCAACTCTGCATGTCTGTTCGGTTTTCCCCAGCAGGGAAACAAGATGCATAAAGCATTGCTCGCTCTGCTCCTCTCTTTAAAGGGCTGGACTCAAAAGTCTTTCGCTCTTGTGGGGAAATGAGCACAGTATCCGCCTGACTGTCCCACCCTTGGCTACCTTGTTCAGATATGTGCGTTGACTGAGAAGAGTTTTGGGAGGAGATGTGAGTAGAATCACTAAAATCCTCATTATCGCTGAACAGGTTGGGGGACTGAGGCTCACTAGAATCTGTGGGAGCTGGAGCATAGTCCTCATGTTCAGAGGTATCTGTGTCTTCCACATGTCGCTTAAAGTAGGCATCCCACTTGGGCACTTCCAGGTCCTCGTTTCGTTTGCAAGTGGGCTCCGAACAGACCAATCCTGGATTCGGCAACACAGTGGCAGACTCTGCACTGGGTGGTAGAAGTTCATCTAGAACTATGTCTTTCTCCAATTCTTCCTCCTCATCGTCATCCTCACCGTTGGATTCCTCACACTCTATGAAATCTACCTTCAAAGGGGCTGGCATGGAAGTTGCCCTATAACTTGTTTTGTCGCTGTCATCTTGATGGTTATCAGGAAGGGGCCTATTTTCAGATGCTGTCGTTTCTGGGAGAAGTTTTGGAATCTTGTATCTTATAGGAATCAATTCTGTATCAAAGAGGTCATCACTCCCACCATCTGTCAAGACAAAAAAAACAGGAACATGAGAAGGTAGTAAGATGACTTGAAGCCAATCTCCAAATGCCTTACCATCATAAGACACCTTTTCCTGGATTATAAAACTTCCAAgcatttggggcgggggggggggggggcttctaaaCCACAGCATGAAGGAACAGGTTGCCTAACTTCTCCCAGCTATTTTCTACATGCAGAGAGATTTACCATTGGTGTGCTTTTGTCTACAATTCCCTCATCGGAACGGGCACAGTCCAGGATTCCGTTGCATGCTTGAATAAGCAGAGCAGCCTATGAGGCTGTTAACCAATGCCTGGACTGTTGGACTCCAAGCTAACCAGGGTGACCACTCGCTGGGAGCCACTGTGATACTTGGGAGATAGGGTACAGGTGGAGAATGTCAGACTAGGGCTTGGGAACCCTGAGCAAAATCCCTGCTTAAAGCtacgaagttcactgggtgacctgaggTTAGTCATGTTCACTTAGTCTAAGCTAAGTCCCACAggggtgttggaaatgtaagctGGAGGGTGGACAGCAACTATGCATGCCGTGTTGAGTTGGTTAGAAGGGTGAGATGCAAGTgaaatttaaaaatgtagtaaGTTCATTAGAGAGATGACATAAACCTGCAATAAACATGATttactgcttcaaaaccacagGAGTCCTTTCCTTTGCCATCTGACACGGAAGAGAGAAAAACTCGCCTTTCTCTTACCTGTGTCTGTTATTTCTGAGGGTTTGGTTCTCTTCAGTGCTCCAAGTGGTTTATATTTCAGCTCGTTATTTTTGTTGTATGATGTACATAATGGCTTTAAACTGAGAAGAAGCAATACAGAATTTTGTAGCTCTTtagacttctgaaacattcattAGTTCCTCTTTAATTTTCAGCAAATTCAGATCACTTACTGCATACTACACTGAACTTTACAAAAATTCAGGTGTtcaatgaaaaaacaacaaccaacaaccctGCTAAGATAACCAGAAGTACTTTGCCGGACTTATTATAATtatggaagggggaggggaaatgtccATCCCAGGCCCAAGATAAATGAATTACTACTGTACAATACTTCCCTAAAAGTATGGTTGTATCATAAAAATAGATCtatattgtcagagctggctccaggtcccagctcacagaggaccaacgctagccggcagtaatgtacaaaagtctttattgaagtacagtttccatttccaaaccggagcgccccagctctacgtcttagaggctagaccggcgaagctccatctgagtctccgcctcctgtacaccagtttaagactctaaccttactccacctcttacgtctctcctttctcctctgggtccttctaccccccggggtcccttccgtcctggactcttctgacgctgacccccctgagtctcctccctcctttcggcgggctttaggacctggctccctatccgggctgcccactgcgcctccctcttgtacatttgaacttggcgcgcgcgcccagtctccgaccttccttttgaccgtttcctcgctctccgatggaggtgtggccaatcctgactcatgtcctcccgctggcggtgcgccgcctgatcccgatgcctgggactcctcccccctactgcgctctggtggagaagctggtcctgatttccaactgctgctctctgagtcccctcttgccccttcttcctggggtgtccccctaggcagcccccttgctctgaccatgggagcccctttctgtgaatcctccgagtcgctggagaga
This region includes:
- the DCLRE1C gene encoding protein artemis isoform X11 — its product is MTDHMKGLRAPSLKRRLACSLKVRLYCSPVTKELLLTNPRYKFWENHIVSIEVETPTQISLVDEASGEKEDLVVTLLPAGHCPGSVMFLFQGESGTVLYTGDFRLAKGEVARMELLHSGSRVKDIQSVYLDTTFCDPKYYQIPSREECMKGILELVQSWITLSPYHVVWLNCKAAYGYEYLFTNLSEELGVKVHVNKLEMFKNMPEILYHITSSRHTQIHACRHPRDDEMFRGNRLPCGVISQNGKRLHIISVKPSTMWFGERTRKTNVIVRTGESSYRACFSFHSSYSEIQDFLSYIRPVNVYPNVIPVGVTEDKLMEILKPLCTSYNKNNELKYKPLGALKRTKPSEITDTDGGSDDLFDTELIPIRYKIPKLLPETTASENRPLPDNHQDDSDKTSYRATSMPAPLKVDFIECEESNGEDDDEEEELEKDIVLDELLPPSAESATVLPNPGLVCSEPTCKRNEDLEVPKWDAYFKRHVEDTDTSEHEDYAPAPTDSSEPQSPNLFSDNEDFSDSTHISSQNSSQSTHISEQGSQGWDSQADTVLISPQERKTFESSPLKRGAERAMLYASCFPAGENRTDMQSCKALAHSSPSTNSIKSERQGRAQEASAAAAAAPTLMPSVQAESAPERSKQGSSGLLKPEDQLESQSSSDFEIPSTPETEVPKPDQLCSLYKKLAAGESLH
- the DCLRE1C gene encoding protein artemis isoform X7; translation: MSSFGGRMREYPRLSIDRFDRENLRARAYFLSHCHKDHMKGLRAPSLKRRLACRFPLKLKLQHRFLWLMKHLKEDLVVTLLPAGHCPGSVMFLFQGESGTVLYTGDFRLAKGEVARMELLHSGSRVKDIQSVYLDTTFCDPKYYQIPSREECMKGILELVQSWITLSPYHVVWLNCKAAYGYEYLFTNLSEELGVKVHVNKLEMFKNMPEILYHITSSRHTQIHACRHPRDDEMFRGNRLPCGVISQNGKRLHIISVKPSTMWFGERTRKTNVIVRTGESSYRACFSFHSSYSEIQDFLSYIRPVNVYPNVIPVGVTEDKLMEILKPLCTSYNKNNELKYKPLGALKRTKPSEITDTDGGSDDLFDTELIPIRYKIPKLLPETTASENRPLPDNHQDDSDKTSYRATSMPAPLKVDFIECEESNGEDDDEEEELEKDIVLDELLPPSAESATVLPNPGLVCSEPTCKRNEDLEVPKWDAYFKRHVEDTDTSEHEDYAPAPTDSSEPQSPNLFSDNEDFSDSTHISSQNSSQSTHISEQGSQGWDSQADTVLISPQERKTFESSPLKRGAERAMLYASCFPAGENRTDMQSCKALAHSSPSTNSIKSERQGRAQEASAAAAAAPTLMPSVQAESAPERSKQGSSGLLKPEDQLESQSSSDFEIPSTPETEVPKPDQLCSLYKKLAAGESLH
- the DCLRE1C gene encoding protein artemis isoform X13, with translation MKHLVRFLFQGESGTVLYTGDFRLAKGEVARMELLHSGSRVKDIQSVYLDTTFCDPKYYQIPSREECMKGILELVQSWITLSPYHVVWLNCKAAYGYEYLFTNLSEELGVKVHVNKLEMFKNMPEILYHITSSRHTQIHACRHPRDDEMFRGNRLPCGVISQNGKRLHIISVKPSTMWFGERTRKTNVIVRTGESSYRACFSFHSSYSEIQDFLSYIRPVNVYPNVIPVGVTEDKLMEILKPLCTSYNKNNELKYKPLGALKRTKPSEITDTDGGSDDLFDTELIPIRYKIPKLLPETTASENRPLPDNHQDDSDKTSYRATSMPAPLKVDFIECEESNGEDDDEEEELEKDIVLDELLPPSAESATVLPNPGLVCSEPTCKRNEDLEVPKWDAYFKRHVEDTDTSEHEDYAPAPTDSSEPQSPNLFSDNEDFSDSTHISSQNSSQSTHISEQGSQGWDSQADTVLISPQERKTFESSPLKRGAERAMLYASCFPAGENRTDMQSCKALAHSSPSTNSIKSERQGRAQEASAAAAAAPTLMPSVQAESAPERSKQGSSGLLKPEDQLESQSSSDFEIPSTPETEVPKPDQLCSLYKKLAAGESLH
- the DCLRE1C gene encoding protein artemis isoform X4, with the translated sequence MSSFGGRMREYPRLSIDRFDRENLRARAYFLSHCHKDHMKGLRAPSLKRRLACSLKVRLYCSPVTKELLLTNPRYKFWENHIVSIEVETPTQISLVDEASGEKEDLVVTLLPAGHCPGSVMFLFQGESGTVLYTGDFRLAKGEVARMELLHSGSRVKDIQSVYLDTTFCDPKYYQIPSREECMKGILELVQSWITLSPYHVVWLNCKAAYGYEYLFTNLSEELGVKVHVNKLEMFKNMPEILYHITSSRHTQIHACRHPRDDEMFRGNRLPCGVISQNGKRLHIISVKPSTMWFGERTRKTNVIVRTGESSYRACFSFHSSYSEIQDFLSYIRPVNVYPNVIPVGVTEDKLMEILKPLCTSYNKNNELKYKPLGALKRTKPSEITDTDGGSDDLFDTELIPIRYKIPKLLPETTASENRPLPDNHQDDSDKTSYRATSMPAPLKVDFIECEESNGEDDDEEEELEKDIVLDELLPPSAESATVLPNPGLVCSEPTCKRNEDLEVPKWDAYFKRHVEDTDTSEHEDYAPAPTDSSEPQSPNLFSDNEDFSDSTHISSQNSSQSTHISEQGSQGWDSQADTVLISPQERKTFESSPLKRGAERAMLYASCFPAGENRTDMQSCKALAHSSPSTNSIKSERQGRAQEASAAAAAAPTLMPSVQAESAPERSKQGSSGLLKPEDQLESQSSSDFEIPSTPETEVPKPDQLCSLYKKLAAGESLH
- the DCLRE1C gene encoding protein artemis isoform X10, which encodes MRPIRRRTWEGAVRKQPIGAKFTLHTLWGFNSAPASAEAWAGPGPFPANGGGGAERSLAEVASAEEPEGSSADLSGRPAAPPPGVRRRHEQLRREDARVSPALHRPLRPREPPRQGLFPVPLPQRSHERPESSFPKKKTGMQVSIEVETPTQISLVDEASGEEECMKGILELVQSWITLSPYHVVWLNCKAAYGYEYLFTNLSEELGVKVHVNKLEMFKNMPEILYHITSSRHTQIHACRHPRDDEMFRGNRLPCGVISQNGKRLHIISVKPSTMWFGERTRKTNVIVRTGESSYRACFSFHSSYSEIQDFLSYIRPVNVYPNVIPVGVTEDKLMEILKPLCTSYNKNNELKYKPLGALKRTKPSEITDTDGGSDDLFDTELIPIRYKIPKLLPETTASENRPLPDNHQDDSDKTSYRATSMPAPLKVDFIECEESNGEDDDEEEELEKDIVLDELLPPSAESATVLPNPGLVCSEPTCKRNEDLEVPKWDAYFKRHVEDTDTSEHEDYAPAPTDSSEPQSPNLFSDNEDFSDSTHISSQNSSQSTHISEQGSQGWDSQADTVLISPQERKTFESSPLKRGAERAMLYASCFPAGENRTDMQSCKALAHSSPSTNSIKSERQGRAQEASAAAAAAPTLMPSVQAESAPERSKQGSSGLLKPEDQLESQSSSDFEIPSTPETEVPKPDQLCSLYKKLAAGESLH
- the DCLRE1C gene encoding protein artemis isoform X12, which encodes MKHLKEDLVVTLLPAGHCPGSVMFLFQGESGTVLYTGDFRLAKGEVARMELLHSGSRVKDIQSVYLDTTFCDPKYYQIPSREECMKGILELVQSWITLSPYHVVWLNCKAAYGYEYLFTNLSEELGVKVHVNKLEMFKNMPEILYHITSSRHTQIHACRHPRDDEMFRGNRLPCGVISQNGKRLHIISVKPSTMWFGERTRKTNVIVRTGESSYRACFSFHSSYSEIQDFLSYIRPVNVYPNVIPVGVTEDKLMEILKPLCTSYNKNNELKYKPLGALKRTKPSEITDTDGGSDDLFDTELIPIRYKIPKLLPETTASENRPLPDNHQDDSDKTSYRATSMPAPLKVDFIECEESNGEDDDEEEELEKDIVLDELLPPSAESATVLPNPGLVCSEPTCKRNEDLEVPKWDAYFKRHVEDTDTSEHEDYAPAPTDSSEPQSPNLFSDNEDFSDSTHISSQNSSQSTHISEQGSQGWDSQADTVLISPQERKTFESSPLKRGAERAMLYASCFPAGENRTDMQSCKALAHSSPSTNSIKSERQGRAQEASAAAAAAPTLMPSVQAESAPERSKQGSSGLLKPEDQLESQSSSDFEIPSTPETEVPKPDQLCSLYKKLAAGESLH
- the DCLRE1C gene encoding protein artemis isoform X9, which codes for MSSFGGRMREYPRLSIDRFDRENLRARAYFLSHCHKDHMKGLRAPSLKRRLACRFPLKLKLQHRFLWLMKHLVRFLFQGESGTVLYTGDFRLAKGEVARMELLHSGSRVKDIQSVYLDTTFCDPKYYQIPSREECMKGILELVQSWITLSPYHVVWLNCKAAYGYEYLFTNLSEELGVKVHVNKLEMFKNMPEILYHITSSRHTQIHACRHPRDDEMFRGNRLPCGVISQNGKRLHIISVKPSTMWFGERTRKTNVIVRTGESSYRACFSFHSSYSEIQDFLSYIRPVNVYPNVIPVGVTEDKLMEILKPLCTSYNKNNELKYKPLGALKRTKPSEITDTDGGSDDLFDTELIPIRYKIPKLLPETTASENRPLPDNHQDDSDKTSYRATSMPAPLKVDFIECEESNGEDDDEEEELEKDIVLDELLPPSAESATVLPNPGLVCSEPTCKRNEDLEVPKWDAYFKRHVEDTDTSEHEDYAPAPTDSSEPQSPNLFSDNEDFSDSTHISSQNSSQSTHISEQGSQGWDSQADTVLISPQERKTFESSPLKRGAERAMLYASCFPAGENRTDMQSCKALAHSSPSTNSIKSERQGRAQEASAAAAAAPTLMPSVQAESAPERSKQGSSGLLKPEDQLESQSSSDFEIPSTPETEVPKPDQLCSLYKKLAAGESLH
- the DCLRE1C gene encoding protein artemis isoform X14, with product MFLFQGESGTVLYTGDFRLAKGEVARMELLHSGSRVKDIQSVYLDTTFCDPKYYQIPSREECMKGILELVQSWITLSPYHVVWLNCKAAYGYEYLFTNLSEELGVKVHVNKLEMFKNMPEILYHITSSRHTQIHACRHPRDDEMFRGNRLPCGVISQNGKRLHIISVKPSTMWFGERTRKTNVIVRTGESSYRACFSFHSSYSEIQDFLSYIRPVNVYPNVIPVGVTEDKLMEILKPLCTSYNKNNELKYKPLGALKRTKPSEITDTDGGSDDLFDTELIPIRYKIPKLLPETTASENRPLPDNHQDDSDKTSYRATSMPAPLKVDFIECEESNGEDDDEEEELEKDIVLDELLPPSAESATVLPNPGLVCSEPTCKRNEDLEVPKWDAYFKRHVEDTDTSEHEDYAPAPTDSSEPQSPNLFSDNEDFSDSTHISSQNSSQSTHISEQGSQGWDSQADTVLISPQERKTFESSPLKRGAERAMLYASCFPAGENRTDMQSCKALAHSSPSTNSIKSERQGRAQEASAAAAAAPTLMPSVQAESAPERSKQGSSGLLKPEDQLESQSSSDFEIPSTPETEVPKPDQLCSLYKKLAAGESLH
- the DCLRE1C gene encoding protein artemis isoform X8, with translation MRPIRRRTWEGAVRKQPIGAKFTLHTLWGFNSAPASAEAWAGPGPFPANGGGGAERSLAEVASAEEPEGSSADLSGRPAAPPPGVRRRHEQLRREDARVSPALHRPLRPREPPRQGLFPVPLPQSLKVRLYCSPVTKELLLTNPRYKFWENHIVSIEVETPTQISLVDEASGEEECMKGILELVQSWITLSPYHVVWLNCKAAYGYEYLFTNLSEELGVKVHVNKLEMFKNMPEILYHITSSRHTQIHACRHPRDDEMFRGNRLPCGVISQNGKRLHIISVKPSTMWFGERTRKTNVIVRTGESSYRACFSFHSSYSEIQDFLSYIRPVNVYPNVIPVGVTEDKLMEILKPLCTSYNKNNELKYKPLGALKRTKPSEITDTDGGSDDLFDTELIPIRYKIPKLLPETTASENRPLPDNHQDDSDKTSYRATSMPAPLKVDFIECEESNGEDDDEEEELEKDIVLDELLPPSAESATVLPNPGLVCSEPTCKRNEDLEVPKWDAYFKRHVEDTDTSEHEDYAPAPTDSSEPQSPNLFSDNEDFSDSTHISSQNSSQSTHISEQGSQGWDSQADTVLISPQERKTFESSPLKRGAERAMLYASCFPAGENRTDMQSCKALAHSSPSTNSIKSERQGRAQEASAAAAAAPTLMPSVQAESAPERSKQGSSGLLKPEDQLESQSSSDFEIPSTPETEVPKPDQLCSLYKKLAAGESLH